A segment of the Populus nigra chromosome 12, ddPopNigr1.1, whole genome shotgun sequence genome:
tttaaatacacattgttttttgttttaacatcaaaaaaatGCAAATCGATCTAGTCAAGTTGGTCCACGTATTAAATGCACGATCTATGTTATGGTCCCAActtaatttgattaatatattttttatttaattatttaataataaaaatagatggctgtaaaaaacatcaaatattttttaaaaaaataaaatatgatgcgttgcatgaaaaataaaagctaaaataaataaaaaagactaattatataatcttatttcatttaatttaaatttaaataaacatggaatgaagaataaaaagatgcaaaaagggggttttctaaaaaaaaaaaactaattttcatctagaaacaactaaaaaacatttctataaccttaaaaaaataattttcaaatcaacaaaaaaaaaaccctaaattgattaaaaagaaaCTCTCAACCTTAATTTTAGTCATTTggtccaataaaataaaaaagcacatctctttctctctttttttggagactgtctctcatctctcaagTTCTGgaacaaaaacatgaagaaacTGAAGttatagatcaaaatataaaaacctcCTAAAGCTATGATTATAATAAATGTCAAAAACACACCTCAAtggtattaaaaagaaatagccTAGGAATTTATCCATTATCAATTTTGGCCCTCAGtgtctaattatttttaataaaaaattaataatttaatcttaCCAAATTGAtgtcataatttcttttaaacattGTGAGAAGCCCTTTCGAAATTAACCAAGATAAATTACCAATCCTCatcttaaataaactaaaatgttgaagaatcacattaaaaaaaattaagtaatccaaaaaaaattatattgttgtgGCCTATTGCTATTTTCCtatacagatttttttttttttacttcctgattttaaccaacttaatattttttgaagaaggataaaaaatgtGTCTCGTTAATCACATCCCCCATCTCTTATTAATGTGtactctgtttttttaaaaacaattatcgtAAGTATTGTTAGTGTCAGAGAACTATCAATGCATGAGCATGTCTAGTTTTAGCTTCACACCGCCAgtacatagaaaataaaacacatCCAGATATAAACACAACACTTCAACTCCTAGATTCTGTTctatttggatttttcttacaaaataagCAGACAatcttttcaaggaaaaaagcgCAACACAGAAGAAACAAAGAACAAGGCAACCTGGCAAATTACAGTAGATGGAAATACTAAAGTTGGAAATATGGAAAACAGAACATAGAAGGGCATGGGATTAAACATTTGAAGGGATTGCGCATAGAAACTATCGGATGAGATAGCAAAATATGCAGCACAAAAGAAATCCAATTTTGCAGACTCAATTACCCAAATCACCTGACAAAGTTCACCATCACACGCTGTAATACATTCATAGTATCTTAGCTTAATTAGCAAACCAGAAGCTCATAGTAGATAACAAACAAGAGAATAGAACTAATCTATTAacgaaaaaaacaagaaaagcatTACAAGCTCCATAATCTGTTAAGCTCTAGAGATCACCACATTCAATTTTGTCTCTGATTTTTTCCAGCACCTCTTTAGACTCCCTCAACAACTTGATACTTGTGTTCAACCTCTCACGCTTGCTAGCAACAGATGGAGGTTCCTCTAACATTCTTTCTATTGCAACACCAGCAGTGCTTACCAACTCATTAAAAATCTCCTTTTCCATTTCCTTGTTGACAAGATTTCGGATGCTGAGCTGCAGATGCAGAGCCATATTGTCAACCAACCTCATCAAGACAACCTTCCAGTAAGCAGTCACCCTCATCTTCAAGTCGAAAGCTTTAGGCAGAATAAGCTTGTACTCCATCAGATGCCCAACTTTAACATCTCCAAAGCCTTCAATCTTTACAAGGTAGTATCGGCCTCTTTGCATGATGTCTTCAATGACTGTATGCTGCTGTGCCATGAGCTTGTTCCATTCCTTCATATATTCTGGATTACATGTGTAATCCGTTTCCTTCTCCATCTGAACGATCTCTGTTACCCAATCAATGGACCGGTCTTTCATTTTAGCTACAAGTTTATGGGCTACTCGTCTGATAAATAACTGAAGTTGGTGATAGTTCTCCGAGTGACGATCCAAAACTGAAATGACCACACCTTCAATGTAAGTCCACACTTCTTCAACAAACCCTATTGGTAGTTCTGATATTTCTTCAACCTTTTGCTGCAGGATGGTAAGGAAGGCAGTGTGAGGAAGGATATTGGGCAATTCAATCCCTTTCGTTTCCTCCAAAACCTCAATCTCCTTCATCATAAATTTCTTTGTATGGTCAGAGCAGTTATGAAGTTCAGTTGAGAATTGATTGAGCCTTTCAACCAATCTAGCAGTGCAGTGCATTTCTTTTTCATCTAGGTATTCATCAATTTCCCCTCTTACAAGGATTTTCCTCAAAGACTCCTCGGAAGATCCAATAATGCCCGTGAAAGCTGCCATGACCTCAGCAACTGACAACAACCTCCTGGGCATTCTATTCCACTCTGAAATACTCGTTTTCAACTTCTCATCAATCTTTCTGACGATATCAGGCAAACACTTGGCAATAATATTGGCCTGAATTTGCACCAGTTTTTGAGCCAAAACTTGAATACCCACTGTAGATTTATCAATCTTGGACAAAAGTTGATGTGTAGCAAACAGTGCAGCTTCTTCCTTCCTTGCATCCTCATAAGACTCATTACCAATACGGTTTCTAACACACACATAACCAAGGCCTACATTCACATCATTTCTAGTGACCTTCTCAAGTAACCCTTCAGGTGATTTATCAACCTTCGTAACCACAGCAATAGTCCTCTCACCTTTCTTGTCGACTTTCTGTGACATCATTATGGATTCACATGT
Coding sequences within it:
- the LOC133669471 gene encoding dynamin-related protein 4C-like, whose translation is MSGGMPSSKREGVEEYEDASVNTEVELHVEHEAIFHDHVPIVSYYNDRITPLLDAVDRLRQLQVMKEGIQLPTIVVVGDQSSGKSSVLESLACINLPRGDGICTRVPLIMRLKNHPSLVPEIFLQFNGKTVPTDEAHVADAINLATDEIAGNGNGISNTELTLLVKKNGVPDLTLVDLPGITRVPVHGQPENIYEQIAKIIMKYISPDESVILNVLSASVDFSTCESIMMSQKVDKKGERTIAVVTKVDKSPEGLLEKVTRNDVNVGLGYVCVRNRIGNESYEDARKEEAALFATHQLLSKIDKSTVGIQVLAQKLVQIQANIIAKCLPDIVRKIDEKLKTSISEWNRMPRRLLSVAEVMAAFTGIIGSSEESLRKILVRGEIDEYLDEKEMHCTARLVERLNQFSTELHNCSDHTKKFMMKEIEVLEETKGIELPNILPHTAFLTILQQKVEEISELPIGFVEEVWTYIEGVVISVLDRHSENYHQLQLFIRRVAHKLVAKMKDRSIDWVTEIVQMEKETDYTCNPEYMKEWNKLMAQQHTVIEDIMQRGRYYLVKIEGFGDVKVGHLMEYKLILPKAFDLKMRVTAYWKVVLMRLVDNMALHLQLSIRNLVNKEMEKEIFNELVSTAGVAIERMLEEPPSVASKRERLNTSIKLLRESKEVLEKIRDKIECGDL